GGCTGATGCACGTGAGGAAGCCTATGCTGCCGTACAGGTTCAGGTTGAAGCAGAAGCGCATGATTTTACAGAAGGTCTGTCCGAAAACCCACCTACTGTTCGCTGCGTAATAGCTCACGAGGAACGGCAGAGTGGACACGTAGAGCAGGTCGGCCACGCCGAGGTTCAGGACGAACACGTTGATGTTGCCCATTTTCTTCCAGCTCCTGTAGACCGACCTCAGCCCGCACACGTTGGCAGACGCTCCTATAATGAAGACCAGGACGTAGACGGTGGGCAGGAACTTCCGAGTAAAGGACAGGTCGATGTGCGGGCACTCGGTGTAgttcctcgctctctctgcctccATTCTGCTGCTGAAGCTCTCCGGAGCTGCTTTGTCGAGCAGACTGGAGCCCGCTGTGCTGAACTGCCTCATAAACACAGTTGGAAAGACGCCCACTTCCTCCACAGCGCGCTCATACAGAGAGCTCTTCAAGGGGTTTTCAGTAAAGACGAGGGTTGTTCTCCTGAGATGCAATAAGGTTTGCAATAATACCCTcttgggtgctatacagaacccttttccaaaCGGTTCTACCCATATGGAAAAAACatatggacatatatttttttatgtatttgaaaTTGTATTTCAGAACATATTGACTATTAATTacatatgttttaaaatgcatttcatttcaaatgtatGGAGGattattaaaatgttcaaatattaaaatatacaaaaaggcaccaaaagatggttcttcaagtgaagacaagggttctatagaacctctttgaaaaaaagttctgtatagcacacaaaatggttcttctattgtgatgATGTCATGCTTGTAACAATATAGCTTTACAGCACCTGTTCTGCAGCACCTGTTCCGTGCTGTATGGGAACCCTTCTCATAAAGGTTCTgcccatatggaaaaaaatctatggttctgtatagcaccaaaaaggtatATATATGTTAAACTTGATACagttgaagaaccctttttggtgctatatggagcccatgtgtttttctgctagtctgtctgtctgtctgtctgtctgtctgtctgtctatgtgtggAGTTTCACTGCACACTGCGTTATACCTCTTACATTATAGTCCATTTCCTGCATGTACAGGAAACCAGTATGACATTTTTTCTTCAAGTatttgtgcacaatttctagCAATCTGCTGAGTTTAACCTActggaaaaaacaataaaacatgaaatatggcATGAGCCCAGGCAGCATATGCCGTGTTATCCCaccccagtgtgttaaattcagttaataagcagtaattatgtattaaaatgtgcagaaatgtgttctttgtaaaggatgtgtttacttatcTTCATGTAGacaatcacacatacacacacacacaccctacatTTGAATATACTTCTCCATTTCTCATGAGCTTGAAGAAAGCAAACGTGAGTAAATTGAAGATGTGGTTTAGATCACAGTTTGACTTACTGTGAGCTGAAAAATGAGCATAACCTCAGCTGTTTCAGACTCAATGAAGCAGGACTGATAATAGATCagctttagttcatttttatggcTCGCCGTAAGCCATACTGTGATCTCAACCACATCGGCAACACCTTAATGACATCCTAGATGCGGTTCCAGCAGGTTTTGATACTGTGTTTTCACAGAAACAAATTGGGGTTTTTGGATGATTATTGAATTAcagtgtttgttagctacattagccttgtacagttatacagtcaacaaaaaaaaattatttctttaaCAAATGTCCAGGCCAGTGGTTCTATGCAGCTATGTTAAGTAGCTTCTAAGATGCTTGATTGAGTAATATGTACTTAATAAATTTGAGTAACACACTGAATTGATTTGAGTACATAAAATACagtcgtaggctggaggttagggaaccagccctgtgactggaaggttgccggttcgatcccctcagctgacagtccatgaagtgcccttgagcaagacttgTCCCTTGagctctggacaagtgtgctcactgccccctagtgtgtgtgttcactagtgtgcacgtatgtgggttaaatgcagaggtctaatttcacagtgtgtgaacgcagtgacaaatggttctcaattcAGATCTAGAGAATTTCAGAGTTGATACTGAACTACTGATCCGTTGAAGAGTTAAACTGTTATCTGTGGAGTAGAAGACGGATACTCACCAGGGCGATAGATACAGCAGAAGATGAAATACAAAGGAAGAGTGAAGCAAGCAAAAGAATGTGTGAATAATTGATGCCAAAGGTAAGGTGTGGAGTTTTACCCAACTATTAAATAGGAGTACATAAAAACATGCCTGTAAGGCCGGGTCTCTCTGCTTTAGTGTTCACTCCCATCCGTGGTGAAATGAGCTTCCCCTGAACTCCTTCCGCCACAACCTGAAGACTCACAGATTCTGACAATGTGGTTAGCAGTGTTCTACAcactgttctgtttttgtgtctAATTCTCATCCTGTTATTACAGTTCATTGCTCCTCTGCACTCAGCCTGTATTTTACTGCTCACTTCTTTAAAAAGATAATAAAGCAAGTTGTTCATCCCCCTCAGTACATTAGATCATGTCTTTTAGGTTAGAGGTTCTTACAGGATATCCAGGTATATTTATATAGATCTATTTTGCTTCTAATGTCGCTCTGAATAAGAACATCTGCTAAATGAACTAAATGTGAATGCACTACatttctaataaataaaaaccctcAAACTCTTAGATTTGACACACTGAGGGGAATCAGGTATTCAGACACtattttgttactgttatttgGACACTATTAAAATCCACAAAATTATCCacaaactgtccacttactctacaacccacacaagtggctcaggtagtgcagctcatccaggatagCACATCAATgagagctgtggcaagaaggtttgctgtgtctgtcagcgtagtgtccagaggctggaggtgctaccaggagacaggccagtacaccaggagacatggaggaggctgtaggagggcaacaacccagcagcaggaccgctacccccacctttgtgcaaggaggaacaggaggagcactgccagagccctgcaaaatgtgcatgtgtctgcacaaacggttagaaaccgactccatgaggatggtatgaggacATCctcagatgaaagcaggttcagactgagcacatgtgacagacgtgacagaatctggagacaccgtggagagcgatctgctgcctgcaacatccttcagcatgaccagtttggcagtgggtcagtaatggtgtggggtggcatttctttatgtatttctttatgttctttatatttcttttataatttttttgagcagtatatatatatatatatatatatatatatatatatatatatttcttttataatttttttgagcagtatatatatatatatatatatatatatatatatatatatatatatatatatatatatatatttaatctttattagagaaataaaaatgtgttttccatcaaagccagtttttttttcaaaaacccTAAATATCCAATTATTATCAAATTAAACAGAATTGTTATATATTAATGTGTACTATATTGGAATTAAACTCTTCTGCTGTTGAAACAAACTGCCAGCCTTAAACTGCCAGCCTTTGACAATATTCAAATGATAAACTACAAAattttcagtaactgctatgaaacgAACTTATGTCTTTTTGAAAGTTTGGGATTGAAATGTGGGCCCGTTTATAGATCCCTCAGAGTTTAAGGCATGGAAGTGTTTAGGTGTGacctgaaaggaaaacactttTCTCTCATTATTGGTCTTCCTGGTGGCACCTCAATGCTTTTTAGCCTGTGTTACAGAGTAATgcagctccatccaatacctttgggatgatctGGAGTGTCCAGAACCGaccattcaacatcagtacctgacctttCTAATgctcagtcaaatcctcacagcaatgttccaacatctaatgtaaaaacctttccagaagagtagaggttgTTACTTTTAACACCCTTCATtttagaagaaacactggatcaGTAAATGTCTATAAACATATGAACATATTGTGTTGAACAATACAGTCCTCGTTCCATAGTGTTCCACCTAGTGTTACTTCAGCTGCCTTTAGCCTGGTGTGTTTATACTTCTCTCATCACCACAACCTATTATGCCACAGCTGCTTGCTTTCTGAGCAGCTGGCAATAGTGCAGCATTACACCATTTGCAGTAAATCAATCTGTGCTTCTTGGAATCCTGTTCGGGAATGAAAATAGATTTAAACTGGCCTAATCAACCTCATGCTTTTAAAGACTATAATCACCCAATATGGGCTGAAGTTGCTTGTGTAATTTCCAAAGCAAAGTGGTGACGCATCTCATaattcattgcagagaaacatactcactcaaatttctttacagtggtggtgataggaaccaggcgtcctgATGtcaacaatgcaaatatagccattttatttactatccacaaccaccagtgaacctacacatgtctcctgagttttatatggaatgttgatggtaaaaaaataggttttctttggggactatttattattgttatttactgtttttaaaaagagttcaatatagcacccaaaagggttcttctattggtacAATTTCAAAGCTTGGTACAGTACAAggatcctttttggtgctttacagAGCCCTTTtacaaaaggttctatatagaaccatcttcagcacaatctgaagaaccatttcacgatACAAAGAAACCTTGAATCATACAAAGCattctttgagtggtcatgtgttctatatagaacccatttttattactgtgtagCAAAATAGTGCAGAAGGCAGAACGTGTCCCACGTCTTGCACATGATAGTTAGGAGTGAGTATAGGAGAGAATGCAAATGGGtcgttttatatgtttttttcttttttatctttttatttattttttgcacgATACTGTACAGTTATATTTTATAGCAGGAAAAGATTTGATTATAATtgtcatgtgtgttttttttcagcaatttgaatcacaaaaacagttcacATTTACCTGGAAGTTCACTGGTAGGACTCAGAGaaacatacatataaacacaaacccacaaatcttcatttttttattgatagttttatttcctttataaaaatgtaactgtgATGCCTGCAAATAAATCTTATGGTTCAGTCATTTCTATCCTAGTCTCGCTCTGTTCCTTATCTTACCATCTAATGGACCTACATTTGGTCCCAAAGATATCAGATGTTATATTACACTAAGTGATCACATGACTGTAATTTTATCCCTGCACAATTCTTGTAAAATGAAAACCATTACAGAACAAAGTGGTTACTGCAGATATACTTTGCATCATGAGGGTCACTTTATTTTGGACTGTACAAGTTATTTAGGAGTTGCAACCCAAGTGTTGAGAAGAGcgattttgtcctttcaataaaaattaaaccactttgggagccacaatgttgtatgtccattttaccatcttggctgtaaaagTGTCTCAGTTTGTGTTAATGTATTAGAATAggctaaaaaatgtaatataaatgaaaatgcagactttgctctgctttaagctttagctcagctatagccacttttctcacatctctggcaagaaacctttccacaaaagtagaacagtttcttgtaaaatgtctttttacaaggctgaagtcagcttctcattcaccagcttcttgtttgaattttcccattccaccttaaaaggtgcctgGGGctccagaatataactgctgcacgattcaaggtggaacgggaaatttccAATGAGAGGCTGACTTCAGCTTAATAACTTTACAgggtttgacagtttctcactgcagattaaacgtatcaggaaaccagctgagtgttTATAAATtcaagtccattcgtctccaaatcatCGATGTTCattcttaaatctttctctttgcctttttgtcagttactagctgggtgagactTTTGTCTGTGATGCTATGGTGATCAGCAGTCTTAGTGCTGATCTTTAGGGTTAAAGGGAGAATTAGCAAATATTGgttacattaactccagcgtttaagaccatttattgttaaaactgtgttagaatgataGGAGCAGTAAAAGTCACATGTTGCCAATCCCTGGTTCTTGCATTACCAGTCACTTTGTAAAGTGAGTAAATTTATAAGCCCACacattttaacccttagaagtctcaGCTTTTgccagcaataacaaaaacacatttgtgtctGCAGGTAGAAGATGAGATATTTTATGAATTTAATGAAAAGTAAGGAAACTAAAGGGTTAAAAACTTGAAATGGCCAAAggaaaataataagtaatatataataataaataataatccaGTAAGTGTTGTTTTCTCAGTATCTATAGAtgcagccaagcaagctctcccattggttaggactgaGAGCTgcactgaaggccttacatgtcagattaactaccaacataattagaaaagcaaccaaagaaatgaccaatcatgttttgatttatgaATGCAACCTTGTTATGTGAGTCTAAGCAGGTTtgggttagttgttaggaatgagaacagtggcagcagctctatgGAAGGACGCTTTACTGTATAACTGATATATACAAGCTCAAATACATGTTAATATATATCACAagcttaaataaaacatatggaaGGTCTTTTATGAGCTTCCATGTTTAATCTAAAATGGCCAAAACATGTTCATGTCAAACATATGAGgctaatatgtaagttatgttGAGGCCCACTAACAGGgtctttaaggggttaaataatgTATAACAAATGGATATTTTGCACCACTATCTCAGGAATGATGACGTTACTGTTATCTGAACCAACTGTTGTCTAGAGCCAAGATCTGGTTCTTCTGGAGCTGGTCAGTGGCAGATCAGGACAGTGGGAATGACAGGCACATGACTCGATGACCATGACCCTGTGCTGAGTGATGCCTCCCTGAGGGCAGTGGAAGGCCATCCGGATGGTTCTGGTCCGGTGAGGGGTACAGCAGCGGTTGTCAGTGCATGTGCCGCAGAACAGGGGCCTGTAGGAGCGCACGCTGTGGCAGCCTTGGTGCTCAAGCCGAACAAGAAGGGGAGACCGGTAGCTGCTCTCGCACACACCCGTTCCCTGGAATGCAGGGCCTCAAATAAACACTGTCGGGGCAAACACTGTGCAGCCTCAGAGCTGATCAATCATACCAGAGCTGCAGCTTTTACACTAGGCTTGTTTTACTTCCACATTAAAGAGACAGGCTACCTGAAAACGCTTGCTAATGAATGGACAATAGCTGCAGGAGCCAGGTAGTGGCTTTGTTTTCATCATGCTAATTATGGAAGTTGTTCAGGCTAAAACACTTAAAGAAGTCcaccaactttttaaaaatgtttttaaagagtCAGagttgctcacagtggtggtgataggaaccagatgtcctcctctgaaagctccctcacatgaTTTTATGCAGGTTTTGAGCAGGTTTTAGctttaaaagtatattttcagtCCCATTCGTAGTGGAGCAGTACATGTAGAATGTGCTATGGcaaaaactatattttttcagattttatgttgttttaccatcaacaacattccatataaaactcagaagacacatgtaggttcaggtggtgttggatagtaaataaaatgactatgcGAACATGTAcacatggcaacccctggttcctatcaccaccactgtaaagaaacctgagttTCTAcaatctgaatgactctgtttacatctcaaccaaaTCAGTTTAGAGAAATCTTAAAAAATTggcagaattccccttttagTTGTCACTCATGAAGTGATGGAGATAACATGTCATCGTTCTCAATAATGTAAACATTATAtcaatgtaatgtaaaggtttGTGTGCCCCTGGCCAGATTGCATaggttgttgattttctaagtgtgaataactaacacaccctctacagagaacacactactgcacatttcaatgcacaattgctgtttatttaagataCTATATTGTTGCTTTCGGGTCAAAACCTTGTATTGTGGTTTTTGAAGATTtaaattttttgaaaaagacAAGTGCCCTTTCTGTTTTGTCAAATTTCATCacgaacagaccaacagaaatggctaaaaatgacttggaaataaatatttctccatttgcttccattaaaagttaagaatgttttttcatgttctgtaaagttactttttttgcatatatatatatatatatatatatatatatatatatatatatatatatatagaataagttatagcacatttcatagttatTTCTTTCCCCTATATTTTGAACCcggcaaaataataataaaaatcggTGAAAAATTTGCTGAAAATGCCATATATATGTAAGTTTGTAGTGGAGGTGTTAACTGATTtttacttacaaaatcaacaaaacatgtcattttaatgGAGCTGTAGAAATTTTGGCGAAATGTAGCTTTTTACAAAAGTGTCTTAATTATTTTGAATTCTGCTAACTTATGGAGGTTTGCCATGTGAAGTCACTCACCAGCTGGACTCTGCTGGTCGGCGCTGAAGGGGCCGGGTAGCAGGGCCTGACCTGGCACAGAcgtgtctgtgtttgtgggCGGCAGGCCCAGTTCCTGTTTGACATGCGGGTGGAGACACCTGGTCCGCAGCTGCGTGAGCATGCGCTCCACTCTGTTGTCTGCTCGATGCAGTTAGACCATGGGATCCCGCTGGACGCAGACATGTCCTGCCACGACCTCGCCACTCGGACAGCTGCGATGATTCACAGACAAAAAGCATAAACATCCTCAGTTTTTGATTGGGAGCTTTTACCCCCCAAGACTATTGTGTATGCTGAGCTTGTCGTTAGAACAGAGGACGTTGGATTGTGTGTGGCTCCTTTGCTTGACTGTCCACATAGGATTAATGACTCAAGTGAAGCCGACCAAGCATTTCATAACAAACTTAGGCTCTTATATTTCGTTTGGAGCTGTTTCGACCACCCTAGAGCAGAGCAGATCATATTCACAACAGTATGTGTTTGACCACTGGAGTTATTTAAAGCACAACGTGTTTCTTTCCCACCCAGGTTTGACTAACGTATCACAGTTTTAAACACACATCCTACATATATGCAGCGTGTGTCCATGAGTTTGTAGACAccagtttcttctgaaatgaaggatgTTAATAATGAGGTTGTGCTGCACTAgtagcctctactcttctgggaaatctttacattagatgttggaacattgctgtgaggatttgattgagcattagagagatcaggtactgatgttggatggtcagttctggacactccaactcatcccaaaggtattggatggagctccatcactcctgtgagcacagttccactgctccacagcccagtgggGGGGTTCACTAGGTTAAATCAGATTtgaacaaacctgtgtgatggATGGAGacataaagtccagaaccaaACCTCTGTTCTTCTAACCAGCTCACAACATCTCAACTACTTTTTGAaaccaagaaattcttgttacattTTACTGTGATAATGTAATATTTAGGGGAGCACAAGAACAACCCAACACAGGGCACATTTTAACATACTTTTTAAGCTGTCATAAGTCGAACAGTGTGAGCTTCAGGCCACATCACCACATTTCCTAGCCATGGCCTCCCACCAAAATTCAGAGCAATTTGAGATCTGGACCAAAGAGTTTTACATCATTACAGCTCAGAAATTGACATTAACAGTTGGTAAAGTTGTGGTTATTCAGAAACATTGCTCAATATTTTACTGATGTGTTGCTGTCCTTCAGTGGACAAACAATAAATCTGTCTTATATGTAATttgttgtgtgtatatatcagtTGATCTGTCTGTCTTATAGATGCTAATATATAATGCAGTACAgttggaaaatgtgtttgtttatattaattatattgaaTTAACTTTGTTTGCACTCATTCATCACACTTTTCTAGCAGGTGTTAAACTGACCCTCTGTCTGTTCCATTGAACCCGCTCATGGGTTAAACTGTAACACTCTTCCCCTAATTTTCAGTGAAATTGTACATGAATGGTAGGAGCTAGAAACAAAGATCAAGTGTTTATTTTAAGCAGAGATGTTGCTTTtataaaaaacattacatataaaaaaaactcaaaatgtgTTAGGTTGTGCCCTGCTCTCCgctatttgtgtttattctaatgttgTACAGTGATTTGACTAGTAAACACATCTTTACTGCTGAGATATTTGAGTTTTAAAACTTGCTTTGATGTTCAGTGGTTCATGCCTGACAGTGAGTTACCGGCAGTGTTTTCCAGGAGGGCGCTGTTCTCCTGGCTATCACAGACCCACTCCCTGCAGCACTGGCCTGGCAGCTGGACGAGCCTGGGGTTTGGGCAGTTGGCAATGGGCAAGTTCAGATCTTCGTTGCAGAGCGGGACACATGTGATGCCACCACCCACACAGTGGCACAGCTGCATGCAGGTGGGCTGGAAGGACTGGCCCTCCTCGTACCGCACACCGTCAAGCTCACAGCCAAGCAGGTTTTGTCCTGGGGAGGTTGTTCATTCAGGAAAGAGAAATAGGAGAACGTTTTTTTTGAGGTTCACTGAGTTCATACGAGGTCTCACTACGATTAAATAAAGAAGCACTTTTAGTTCCCTGACAAAAACATTCAACAAGTGGTTCTTTGGAGACGTTTTTCTGAATGTCTGATGGTAAAGAACCTTTCTAAAAGAGAAGAGCCTATACACAAAGTAGAGGTTCCAGTAAAGACCCTTAACCTGGTATAAAATCTTTAGTTTCTGTCTATATTCTTTATAGTATTTGAGattttgaaaggttcttcacattcataAATCTCTTTTTTAGATATGTTTCTTTAGGGAACCTACAGTGGtgcttctatggcatcactcaaagaacacttcgTGGCACCTGTTTCTAAGTGTAGAGTGCagagaagaaccttttcatttttaaggaaCAGCTTTGCATGTGCACAGTTACCATTGTCTTTGCTCAAGAGTTTATGAAAAGAACACTTATAAGTGTATACACTCAAGCCTAGAACTAtttcagaacctttttttgctttgatttggttggttggtgtagtggttaacaccgcTGCCTTCTATGTGGTAGACTGTGATTcaacagcaccctacactataccgataagagcaggggttgccatgaccacaacacaaatatagccattttatttactatccaaaaccaccagtgaacctagtCTTCCaccagtcttctgagttttatatgaaatgttgatgatgagaaaatagtggaaaatctgaaataatacatttctttGGGGACGATTTTGCCAcacaacatcctgcatgtatctctctaCTATGATTGGATTTCAAACAGATGCTTTAAACCATCATGAAAAATCTTTAtgaaaactatcataaaacaatgtctcagatatcATGCAGTTTATTCGTTACCATTCCATATCATAACTTTTTGTGAAGAAGCTTTTAgaagtggacgtctggttcctatcaccaacaatTCTGGCTCAAtaagtttttctagaacagaacgtttcacaccaaaccactctgaagcaACTTTATTTGCAACTTAAAGATTTATCGAtgcagaattttggaaaaaatggtggaaGTCCCCTTTGAAGTACCTAAATCTGCTAATTAAAGGGCCTTTCTGAATACTTTTTTGCACATAATTAATATTAAGTGAGcaaaaaatacataatcaaTAGAGAGTTCTGTCTAAGCAGCCAATTCACAGCTTGTGCAATATCAAAACATGAGCCTACCCTATTCTGTTCTCCCAGGTTATCTAAAAGAGCTATGAAATTGATTATCAGCTCTTGCAAGAGCAGGTTTGACCCCAGCACAGCAGCACTTAC
This genomic interval from Pygocentrus nattereri isolate fPygNat1 chromosome 21, fPygNat1.pri, whole genome shotgun sequence contains the following:
- the LOC108424570 gene encoding CCN family member 5-like isoform X1 — encoded protein: MKRESKDAVFPVSLLLCAFSQVVCQLCEGPCQCPWSSPTCPVGVSLVLDGCGCCQMCARQEGKPCSEKYVCDSQHGLQCDYSASFPGGPGECVRQNLLGCELDGVRYEEGQSFQPTCMQLCHCVGGGITCVPLCNEDLNLPIANCPNPRLVQLPGQCCREWVCDSQENSALLENTAAVRVARSWQDMSASSGIPWSNCIEQTTEWSACSRSCGPGVSTRMSNRNWACRPQTQTRLCQVRPCYPAPSAPTSRVQLGTGVCESSYRSPLLVRLEHQGCHSVRSYRPLFCGTCTDNRCCTPHRTRTIRMAFHCPQGGITQHRVMVIESCACHSHCPDLPLTSSRRTRSWL
- the LOC108424570 gene encoding CCN family member 5-like isoform X2 — protein: MKRESKDAVFPVSLLLCAFSQVVCQLCEGPCQCPWSSPTCPVGVSLVLDGCGCCQMCARQEGKPCSEKYVCDSQHGLQCDYSASFPGGPGECVRQNLLGCELDGVRYEEGQSFQPTCMQLCHCVGGGITCVPLCNEDLNLPIANCPNPRLVQLPGQCCREWVCDSQENSALLENTAAVRVARSWQDMSASSGIPWSNCIEQTTEWSACSRSCGPGVSTRMSNRNWACRPQTQTRLCQVRPCYPAPSAPTSRVQLCLFEALHSRERVCARAATGLPFLFGLSTKAATACAPTGPCSAAHALTTAAVPLTGPEPSGWPSTALREASLSTGSWSSSHVPVIPTVLICH